From the genome of Ectobacillus sp. JY-23, one region includes:
- the cbpA gene encoding cyclic di-AMP binding protein CbpA, which translates to MRVKGNYVLKQDVVFCREQDSLESVLQLLNETGYRCIPVLDETKTKYVGNVYKVDILEYAAALSDTVRHVVRDTSAFVYEESSFFKVFFTIKRLPFLAVIGESGNFLGILTHSKVFALLEDAWGVNSGVYSVTIGTQDYNGAIQKLAKVLKKYTGIQSLLTLDNNALYVRRMVFTLGKEFDTSELQPLLKELEENGFRIVHIEEL; encoded by the coding sequence ATGAGAGTGAAGGGTAATTACGTACTAAAGCAAGATGTTGTGTTTTGTAGAGAGCAAGATTCATTAGAAAGTGTACTGCAGCTTTTGAATGAAACTGGCTATAGATGTATTCCAGTTTTGGATGAGACAAAAACAAAGTATGTGGGCAATGTATATAAGGTTGATATTCTAGAATACGCTGCAGCCCTTAGTGATACTGTACGCCATGTTGTGAGAGATACAAGTGCTTTTGTATATGAAGAATCCTCATTTTTTAAAGTGTTCTTTACTATTAAACGCTTACCATTTCTTGCTGTTATCGGCGAGAGCGGTAACTTTCTTGGCATTTTAACGCATTCTAAGGTATTTGCTTTACTAGAAGACGCGTGGGGCGTAAATTCTGGTGTGTATTCAGTAACTATCGGTACACAGGATTATAACGGAGCCATTCAAAAGCTTGCTAAGGTATTGAAAAAATATACAGGCATTCAAAGCTTGCTTACACTAGATAATAATGCTTTATATGTAAGACGCATGGTATTTACACTAGGCAAAGAATTTGATACATCGGAATTACAGCCTCTGCTAAAAGAACTTGAAGAAAATGGTTTTCGCATCGTACATATAGAAGAACTATAA
- a CDS encoding D-alanyl-D-alanine carboxypeptidase family protein encodes MFQPSSTETASLQMQTKKKEMIPAFPPYEDTVQEHTVTNEESLLVLVNKERLLPPSYVPQDLVLPNVLRSPEASTENIYMRKEAAQALEQLCRAAQAENLQLLAVSGYRSYEYQRKLYQRNIKTQGKEKTQAYSAPPGASEHQTGLAMDITSKAANYQLNEAFGMTAEGQWLIEHAHEFGFIIRYNVSKQSITGYAYEPWHIRYIGNPYASYLQNNNLTLEEATKQVVAK; translated from the coding sequence ATGTTCCAACCTTCTAGCACTGAAACTGCCTCCCTACAGATGCAGACTAAAAAGAAAGAAATGATTCCAGCGTTTCCTCCATACGAAGACACGGTACAAGAACACACTGTAACAAATGAAGAATCTCTTCTAGTTTTAGTAAACAAAGAGCGTTTATTGCCGCCTTCCTATGTACCACAAGATTTAGTGCTACCAAACGTCTTAAGAAGTCCGGAAGCATCGACTGAAAATATTTACATGCGAAAAGAAGCAGCCCAGGCATTAGAACAATTATGTAGAGCGGCACAAGCAGAGAATCTGCAGCTGCTTGCGGTCTCTGGATATCGCTCTTATGAATATCAGCGAAAATTATATCAGCGTAATATAAAAACCCAAGGTAAAGAGAAAACACAGGCATACAGTGCTCCACCTGGAGCAAGCGAACATCAAACTGGCCTCGCGATGGATATTACATCAAAAGCTGCAAACTATCAGTTAAATGAAGCATTCGGCATGACAGCTGAGGGGCAATGGCTTATTGAACACGCCCACGAATTTGGTTTTATTATTCGATACAATGTCAGTAAGCAAAGTATAACCGGCTACGCTTATGAACCCTGGCATATTCGTTATATCGGTAATCCTTACGCCTCGTATTTGCAAAACAATAACTTAACTTTAGAAGAAGCAACAAAACAAGTTGTTGCTAAATAA